From Carya illinoinensis cultivar Pawnee chromosome 5, C.illinoinensisPawnee_v1, whole genome shotgun sequence, one genomic window encodes:
- the LOC122309161 gene encoding anaphase-promoting complex subunit 2 isoform X4, with the protein MAATEKEPTSVVCNLGILDTLRDDSIQEIVESYSGFCATTEALLKGAGDLSVGPDFVAHVHSLCKHGLHSLVRDHFLRALEETFEKNGASKFWRHFDAYSNVAILSKNKHPICEGEVRQVLCIALEEIALEKQYQEKCLLMLVHALQSYNDQISEGRHPSNSERDHLFSTYQLLVSSVLMARIPRHFNEILHCYFKGSLEELSTIMAGEIDDENESQEKDDMYLDEKSKISYRTGRMEIDESCPQVRFSENNKLVKNIGKVVRDLRSLGFTSMTEDAYASAIFLLLKVSMCSISAAKVHNLAGDDYRSSVLESIKGWIQAVPLQFLRALLAYLGDSVSYESPSSGLKSPLASRPSSCYPGIDTPSEGLVRWQLRLEYFAYETLQDLRIAKLFEIIVDYPDSSPAIEDLKQCLEYTGQHSKLVESFISALRYRLLTAGASTNDILHQYVSSIKALRTIDPAGVFLEAVGEPIRDYLRGRKDTIKCIVTMLTDGSGGNPNVSGNTGDSLLEELNRDEESQENSGVDDDFITDDKQAWIDAARWEPDPVEADPLKGSRNRRKVDILGMIVGIIGSKDQLVNEYRVMLAEKLLNKSDYDIDSEIRTLELLKIHFGESSMQKCEIMLNDLIDSKRTNTNIKATITQPSQTGVELGDNAVSMDLLDATIISSNFWPPIQDETLNVPKPVDKLLADYAKRFNEIKTPRKLLWKKNLGTVKLELQFEDRAVQFTVAPIHAAIIMQFQEQTSWTSQNLAAAIGIPVDVLNRRINFWINKGILAESLGAESSDHVFTLMEGMVETGKNGGDSGSCEELLVGDEEGERSVASAEDQIRKEMTVYEKFIMGMLTNFGSMGLDRIHNTLKLIPHMIKHYNSFRASYLV; encoded by the exons ATGGCAGCGACAGAGAAGGAACCCACGTCCGTAGTCTGTAATCTAGGGATTCTGGACACTCTCAGAGACGATTCGATCCAAGAGATCGTTGAGAGCTATAGCGGCTTCTGTGCCACCACCGAAGCCCTTCTCAAAGGCGCCGGAGACCTCTCCGTGGGCCCCGACTTCGTCGCTCACGTCCACAGCCTCTGTAAGCATGGCCTCCACTCTCTGGTCCGAGACCACTTTCTTCGGGCACTTGAG GAAACTTTCGAGAAGAATGGAGCATCCAAGTTTTGGCGGCATTTTGATGCTTATAGCAATGTTGCTATTCTGTCAAAAAATAAACACCCT ATATGCGAGGGTGAAGTCCGGCAAGTATTGTGCATAGCTCTGGAAGAGATAGCTTTAGAAAAGCAATACCAGGAGAAGTGCTTGCTGATGCTGGTTCACGCTTTGCAGTCCTACAACGATCAGATATCAGAGGGAAGGCACCCTTCCAATTCCGAGAGAGATCATCTCTTCTCTACATATCAATTACTTGTGTCTTCGGTGCTAATGGCTAGAATTCCTCGGCATTTTAATG AGATACTCCACTGCTATTTTAAGGGAAGCTTGGAGGAGTTAAGTACAATCATGGCAGGAGAAATTGATGATGAAAATGAATCTCAAGAAAAAGACGACATGTATTTAGATGAAAAAAGCAAAATATCTTACCGGACTGGTAGGATGGAGATTGATGAAAGCTGTCCCCAAGTCAGGTTCTCAGAGAACAATAAATTGGTGAAGAACATTGGGAAGGTTGTTCGTGATCTTAGAAGTCTTGGATTTACATCTATGACTGAGGATGCCTATGCTTCTGCTATCTTTCTACTTCTAAAGGTGAGCATGTGCTCCATTTCTGCT GCTAAAGTACATAATCTAGCTGGCGATGATTACAGAAGTTCCGTCTTGGAGTCCATTAAAGGGTGGATACAG GCTGTGCCTCTCCAGTTCTTGCGTGCACTGCTTGCTTATCTTGGTGATTCTGTTAGTTATGAAAGTCCTTCATCTGGCCTAAAATCACCTTTGGCTTCACGTCCTTCATCTTGCTATCCTGGAATTGATACTCCTTCTGAAGGACTCGTTAGATGGCAATTGCGGCTTGAATATTTTGCTTATGAGACATTGCAAGATTTAAGAATAGCCAAGCTTTTTGAGATAATTGTGGATTATCCTGACAG CTCTCCTGCTattgaagatttaaaacaaTGTCTtgaatatactggacaacattCTAAGCTTGTTGAATCGTTTATCTCAGCACTAAGATATCGCTTGCTAACTGCTGGTGCCTCAACCAATGATATATTGCATCAATATGTTTCATCCATTAAAGCACTACGGACAATAGACCCAGCAGGTGTTTTTCTCGAAGCAGTTGGTGAACCTATAAGAGATTATTTAAGGGGAAGGAAAGATACCATAAAATGTATTGTGACAATGCTTACTGATGGGAGTGGTGGAAATCCAAATGTATCTGGAAACACTGGGGATAGCCTTCTTGAAGAATTAAATAGAGATGAAGAAAGTCAAGAAAATAGTGGTGTTGATGATGATTTCATCACCGATGACAAGCAAGCATGGATTGATGCTGCACG CTGGGAGCCTGATCCTGTAGAAGCTGACCCGTTGAAAGGTAGTAGGAACCGGAGGAAGGTTGACATACTTGGGATGATTGTTGGCATAATTGGTTCAAAGGACCAACTAGTCAATGAATACCGTGTTATGCTGGCAGAAAAGCTTCTGAACAAATCTGATTATGACATTGACTCAGAGATACGCACTTTAGAACTCCTCAAG ATTCATTTTGGAGAGAGCAGCATGCAGAAATGTGAAATAATGCTCAACGACCTGATAGATTCAAAGAGgacaaacacaaatataaaagcAACTATTACTCAGCCATCTCAAACAG GGGTTGAGCTGGGGGATAATGCAGTGTCCATGGATCTTCTTGATGCTACAATCATATCCTCAAATTTCTGGCCCCCAATCCAG GATGAGACCCTTAATGTTCCCAAGCCTGTTGACAAGCTGCTCGCTGATTATGCAAAGAGGTTTAATGAAATCAAAACCCCTCGTAAGCTTCTTTGGAAGAAAAATCTGGGGACTGTCAAG CTGGAGTTGCAATTCGAAGATAGGGCAGTGCAGTTCACTGTGGCTCCTATACATGCAGCGATTATTATGCAATTTCAAGAGCAAACGAG TTGGACCTCTCAAAATCTGGCAGCTGCTATTGGGATACCTGTAGATGTACTCAATCGAAGGATAAATTTTTGGATAAACAAG GGAATCCTTGCAGAATCACTTGGGGCAGAGTCTAGTGACCATGTATTTACCCTGATGGAAGGGATGGTTGAAACTGGTAAGAATGGTGGAGATAGTGGGAGTTGTGAGGAGCTTCTAGTAGGTGATGAGGAGGGAGAGAGATCTGTGGCCTCTGCTGAGGATCAAATACGCAAGGAAATGACTGTGTATGAG AAATTTATCATGGGGATGCTCACAAATTTTGGAAGCATGGGACTAGATCGCATTCATAATACTCTCAAG CTGATCCCCCATATGATAAAACATTACAACAGCTTCAGAGCTTCTTATCTGGTCTAG
- the LOC122309161 gene encoding anaphase-promoting complex subunit 2 isoform X5: protein MAATEKEPTSVVCNLGILDTLRDDSIQEIVESYSGFCATTEALLKGAGDLSVGPDFVAHVHSLCKHGLHSLVRDHFLRALEICEGEVRQVLCIALEEIALEKQYQEKCLLMLVHALQSYNDQISEGRHPSNSERDHLFSTYQLLVSSVLMARIPRHFNEILHCYFKGSLEELSTIMAGEIDDENESQEKDDMYLDEKSKISYRTGRMEIDESCPQVRFSENNKLVKNIGKVVRDLRSLGFTSMTEDAYASAIFLLLKVSMCSISAAKVHNLAGDDYRSSVLESIKGWIQAVPLQFLRALLAYLGDSVSYESPSSGLKSPLASRPSSCYPGIDTPSEGLVRWQLRLEYFAYETLQDLRIAKLFEIIVDYPDSSPAIEDLKQCLEYTGQHSKLVESFISALRYRLLTAGASTNDILHQYVSSIKALRTIDPAGVFLEAVGEPIRDYLRGRKDTIKCIVTMLTDGSGGNPNVSGNTGDSLLEELNRDEESQENSGVDDDFITDDKQAWIDAARWEPDPVEADPLKGSRNRRKVDILGMIVGIIGSKDQLVNEYRVMLAEKLLNKSDYDIDSEIRTLELLKIHFGESSMQKCEIMLNDLIDSKRTNTNIKATITQPSQTGVELGDNAVSMDLLDATIISSNFWPPIQDETLNVPKPVDKLLADYAKRFNEIKTPRKLLWKKNLGTVKLELQFEDRAVQFTVAPIHAAIIMQFQEQTSWTSQNLAAAIGIPVDVLNRRINFWINKGILAESLGAESSDHVFTLMEGMVETGKNGGDSGSCEELLVGDEEGERSVASAEDQIRKEMTVYEKFIMGMLTNFGSMGLDRIHNTLKMFCVADPPYDKTLQQLQSFLSGLVSEEKLELRDGMYVLKK, encoded by the exons ATGGCAGCGACAGAGAAGGAACCCACGTCCGTAGTCTGTAATCTAGGGATTCTGGACACTCTCAGAGACGATTCGATCCAAGAGATCGTTGAGAGCTATAGCGGCTTCTGTGCCACCACCGAAGCCCTTCTCAAAGGCGCCGGAGACCTCTCCGTGGGCCCCGACTTCGTCGCTCACGTCCACAGCCTCTGTAAGCATGGCCTCCACTCTCTGGTCCGAGACCACTTTCTTCGGGCACTTGAG ATATGCGAGGGTGAAGTCCGGCAAGTATTGTGCATAGCTCTGGAAGAGATAGCTTTAGAAAAGCAATACCAGGAGAAGTGCTTGCTGATGCTGGTTCACGCTTTGCAGTCCTACAACGATCAGATATCAGAGGGAAGGCACCCTTCCAATTCCGAGAGAGATCATCTCTTCTCTACATATCAATTACTTGTGTCTTCGGTGCTAATGGCTAGAATTCCTCGGCATTTTAATG AGATACTCCACTGCTATTTTAAGGGAAGCTTGGAGGAGTTAAGTACAATCATGGCAGGAGAAATTGATGATGAAAATGAATCTCAAGAAAAAGACGACATGTATTTAGATGAAAAAAGCAAAATATCTTACCGGACTGGTAGGATGGAGATTGATGAAAGCTGTCCCCAAGTCAGGTTCTCAGAGAACAATAAATTGGTGAAGAACATTGGGAAGGTTGTTCGTGATCTTAGAAGTCTTGGATTTACATCTATGACTGAGGATGCCTATGCTTCTGCTATCTTTCTACTTCTAAAGGTGAGCATGTGCTCCATTTCTGCT GCTAAAGTACATAATCTAGCTGGCGATGATTACAGAAGTTCCGTCTTGGAGTCCATTAAAGGGTGGATACAG GCTGTGCCTCTCCAGTTCTTGCGTGCACTGCTTGCTTATCTTGGTGATTCTGTTAGTTATGAAAGTCCTTCATCTGGCCTAAAATCACCTTTGGCTTCACGTCCTTCATCTTGCTATCCTGGAATTGATACTCCTTCTGAAGGACTCGTTAGATGGCAATTGCGGCTTGAATATTTTGCTTATGAGACATTGCAAGATTTAAGAATAGCCAAGCTTTTTGAGATAATTGTGGATTATCCTGACAG CTCTCCTGCTattgaagatttaaaacaaTGTCTtgaatatactggacaacattCTAAGCTTGTTGAATCGTTTATCTCAGCACTAAGATATCGCTTGCTAACTGCTGGTGCCTCAACCAATGATATATTGCATCAATATGTTTCATCCATTAAAGCACTACGGACAATAGACCCAGCAGGTGTTTTTCTCGAAGCAGTTGGTGAACCTATAAGAGATTATTTAAGGGGAAGGAAAGATACCATAAAATGTATTGTGACAATGCTTACTGATGGGAGTGGTGGAAATCCAAATGTATCTGGAAACACTGGGGATAGCCTTCTTGAAGAATTAAATAGAGATGAAGAAAGTCAAGAAAATAGTGGTGTTGATGATGATTTCATCACCGATGACAAGCAAGCATGGATTGATGCTGCACG CTGGGAGCCTGATCCTGTAGAAGCTGACCCGTTGAAAGGTAGTAGGAACCGGAGGAAGGTTGACATACTTGGGATGATTGTTGGCATAATTGGTTCAAAGGACCAACTAGTCAATGAATACCGTGTTATGCTGGCAGAAAAGCTTCTGAACAAATCTGATTATGACATTGACTCAGAGATACGCACTTTAGAACTCCTCAAG ATTCATTTTGGAGAGAGCAGCATGCAGAAATGTGAAATAATGCTCAACGACCTGATAGATTCAAAGAGgacaaacacaaatataaaagcAACTATTACTCAGCCATCTCAAACAG GGGTTGAGCTGGGGGATAATGCAGTGTCCATGGATCTTCTTGATGCTACAATCATATCCTCAAATTTCTGGCCCCCAATCCAG GATGAGACCCTTAATGTTCCCAAGCCTGTTGACAAGCTGCTCGCTGATTATGCAAAGAGGTTTAATGAAATCAAAACCCCTCGTAAGCTTCTTTGGAAGAAAAATCTGGGGACTGTCAAG CTGGAGTTGCAATTCGAAGATAGGGCAGTGCAGTTCACTGTGGCTCCTATACATGCAGCGATTATTATGCAATTTCAAGAGCAAACGAG TTGGACCTCTCAAAATCTGGCAGCTGCTATTGGGATACCTGTAGATGTACTCAATCGAAGGATAAATTTTTGGATAAACAAG GGAATCCTTGCAGAATCACTTGGGGCAGAGTCTAGTGACCATGTATTTACCCTGATGGAAGGGATGGTTGAAACTGGTAAGAATGGTGGAGATAGTGGGAGTTGTGAGGAGCTTCTAGTAGGTGATGAGGAGGGAGAGAGATCTGTGGCCTCTGCTGAGGATCAAATACGCAAGGAAATGACTGTGTATGAG AAATTTATCATGGGGATGCTCACAAATTTTGGAAGCATGGGACTAGATCGCATTCATAATACTCTCAAG ATGTTTTGTGTAGCTGATCCCCCATATGATAAAACATTACAACAGCTTCAGAGCTTCTTATCTGGTCTAGTTTCTGAAGAGAAGTTGGAACTAAGAGATGGAATGTATGTTCTGAAGAAATAA
- the LOC122309161 gene encoding anaphase-promoting complex subunit 2 isoform X3, whose protein sequence is MAATEKEPTSVVCNLGILDTLRDDSIQEIVESYSGFCATTEALLKGAGDLSVGPDFVAHVHSLCKHGLHSLVRDHFLRALEETFEKNGASKFWRHFDAYSNVAILSKNKHPICEGEVRQVLCIALEEIALEKQYQEKCLLMLVHALQSYNDQISEGRHPSNSERDHLFSTYQLLVSSVLMARIPRHFNEILHCYFKGSLEELSTIMAGEIDDENESQEKDDMYLDEKSKISYRTGRMEIDESCPQVRFSENNKLVKNIGKVVRDLRSLGFTSMTEDAYASAIFLLLKVSMCSISAAKVHNLAGDDYRSSVLESIKGWIQAVPLQFLRALLAYLGDSVSYESPSSGLKSPLASRPSSCYPGIDTPSEGLVRWQLRLEYFAYETLQDLRIAKLFEIIVDYPDSSPAIEDLKQCLEYTGQHSKLVESFISALRYRLLTAGASTNDILHQYVSSIKALRTIDPAGVFLEAVGEPIRDYLRGRKDTIKCIVTMLTDGSGGNPNVSGNTGDSLLEELNRDEESQENSGVDDDFITDDKQAWIDAARWEPDPVEADPLKGSRNRRKVDILGMIVGIIGSKDQLVNEYRVMLAEKLLNKSDYDIDSEIRTLELLKIHFGESSMQKCEIMLNDLIDSKRTNTNIKATITQPSQTVSMDLLDATIISSNFWPPIQDETLNVPKPVDKLLADYAKRFNEIKTPRKLLWKKNLGTVKLELQFEDRAVQFTVAPIHAAIIMQFQEQTSWTSQNLAAAIGIPVDVLNRRINFWINKGILAESLGAESSDHVFTLMEGMVETGKNGGDSGSCEELLVGDEEGERSVASAEDQIRKEMTVYEKFIMGMLTNFGSMGLDRIHNTLKMFCVADPPYDKTLQQLQSFLSGLVSEEKLELRDGMYVLKK, encoded by the exons ATGGCAGCGACAGAGAAGGAACCCACGTCCGTAGTCTGTAATCTAGGGATTCTGGACACTCTCAGAGACGATTCGATCCAAGAGATCGTTGAGAGCTATAGCGGCTTCTGTGCCACCACCGAAGCCCTTCTCAAAGGCGCCGGAGACCTCTCCGTGGGCCCCGACTTCGTCGCTCACGTCCACAGCCTCTGTAAGCATGGCCTCCACTCTCTGGTCCGAGACCACTTTCTTCGGGCACTTGAG GAAACTTTCGAGAAGAATGGAGCATCCAAGTTTTGGCGGCATTTTGATGCTTATAGCAATGTTGCTATTCTGTCAAAAAATAAACACCCT ATATGCGAGGGTGAAGTCCGGCAAGTATTGTGCATAGCTCTGGAAGAGATAGCTTTAGAAAAGCAATACCAGGAGAAGTGCTTGCTGATGCTGGTTCACGCTTTGCAGTCCTACAACGATCAGATATCAGAGGGAAGGCACCCTTCCAATTCCGAGAGAGATCATCTCTTCTCTACATATCAATTACTTGTGTCTTCGGTGCTAATGGCTAGAATTCCTCGGCATTTTAATG AGATACTCCACTGCTATTTTAAGGGAAGCTTGGAGGAGTTAAGTACAATCATGGCAGGAGAAATTGATGATGAAAATGAATCTCAAGAAAAAGACGACATGTATTTAGATGAAAAAAGCAAAATATCTTACCGGACTGGTAGGATGGAGATTGATGAAAGCTGTCCCCAAGTCAGGTTCTCAGAGAACAATAAATTGGTGAAGAACATTGGGAAGGTTGTTCGTGATCTTAGAAGTCTTGGATTTACATCTATGACTGAGGATGCCTATGCTTCTGCTATCTTTCTACTTCTAAAGGTGAGCATGTGCTCCATTTCTGCT GCTAAAGTACATAATCTAGCTGGCGATGATTACAGAAGTTCCGTCTTGGAGTCCATTAAAGGGTGGATACAG GCTGTGCCTCTCCAGTTCTTGCGTGCACTGCTTGCTTATCTTGGTGATTCTGTTAGTTATGAAAGTCCTTCATCTGGCCTAAAATCACCTTTGGCTTCACGTCCTTCATCTTGCTATCCTGGAATTGATACTCCTTCTGAAGGACTCGTTAGATGGCAATTGCGGCTTGAATATTTTGCTTATGAGACATTGCAAGATTTAAGAATAGCCAAGCTTTTTGAGATAATTGTGGATTATCCTGACAG CTCTCCTGCTattgaagatttaaaacaaTGTCTtgaatatactggacaacattCTAAGCTTGTTGAATCGTTTATCTCAGCACTAAGATATCGCTTGCTAACTGCTGGTGCCTCAACCAATGATATATTGCATCAATATGTTTCATCCATTAAAGCACTACGGACAATAGACCCAGCAGGTGTTTTTCTCGAAGCAGTTGGTGAACCTATAAGAGATTATTTAAGGGGAAGGAAAGATACCATAAAATGTATTGTGACAATGCTTACTGATGGGAGTGGTGGAAATCCAAATGTATCTGGAAACACTGGGGATAGCCTTCTTGAAGAATTAAATAGAGATGAAGAAAGTCAAGAAAATAGTGGTGTTGATGATGATTTCATCACCGATGACAAGCAAGCATGGATTGATGCTGCACG CTGGGAGCCTGATCCTGTAGAAGCTGACCCGTTGAAAGGTAGTAGGAACCGGAGGAAGGTTGACATACTTGGGATGATTGTTGGCATAATTGGTTCAAAGGACCAACTAGTCAATGAATACCGTGTTATGCTGGCAGAAAAGCTTCTGAACAAATCTGATTATGACATTGACTCAGAGATACGCACTTTAGAACTCCTCAAG ATTCATTTTGGAGAGAGCAGCATGCAGAAATGTGAAATAATGCTCAACGACCTGATAGATTCAAAGAGgacaaacacaaatataaaagcAACTATTACTCAGCCATCTCAAACAG TGTCCATGGATCTTCTTGATGCTACAATCATATCCTCAAATTTCTGGCCCCCAATCCAG GATGAGACCCTTAATGTTCCCAAGCCTGTTGACAAGCTGCTCGCTGATTATGCAAAGAGGTTTAATGAAATCAAAACCCCTCGTAAGCTTCTTTGGAAGAAAAATCTGGGGACTGTCAAG CTGGAGTTGCAATTCGAAGATAGGGCAGTGCAGTTCACTGTGGCTCCTATACATGCAGCGATTATTATGCAATTTCAAGAGCAAACGAG TTGGACCTCTCAAAATCTGGCAGCTGCTATTGGGATACCTGTAGATGTACTCAATCGAAGGATAAATTTTTGGATAAACAAG GGAATCCTTGCAGAATCACTTGGGGCAGAGTCTAGTGACCATGTATTTACCCTGATGGAAGGGATGGTTGAAACTGGTAAGAATGGTGGAGATAGTGGGAGTTGTGAGGAGCTTCTAGTAGGTGATGAGGAGGGAGAGAGATCTGTGGCCTCTGCTGAGGATCAAATACGCAAGGAAATGACTGTGTATGAG AAATTTATCATGGGGATGCTCACAAATTTTGGAAGCATGGGACTAGATCGCATTCATAATACTCTCAAG ATGTTTTGTGTAGCTGATCCCCCATATGATAAAACATTACAACAGCTTCAGAGCTTCTTATCTGGTCTAGTTTCTGAAGAGAAGTTGGAACTAAGAGATGGAATGTATGTTCTGAAGAAATAA
- the LOC122309161 gene encoding anaphase-promoting complex subunit 2 isoform X1, whose amino-acid sequence MAATEKEPTSVVCNLGILDTLRDDSIQEIVESYSGFCATTEALLKGAGDLSVGPDFVAHVHSLCKHGLHSLVRDHFLRALEETFEKNGASKFWRHFDAYSNVAILSKNKHPICEGEVRQVLCIALEEIALEKQYQEKCLLMLVHALQSYNDQISEGRHPSNSERDHLFSTYQLLVSSVLMARIPRHFNEILHCYFKGSLEELSTIMAGEIDDENESQEKDDMYLDEKSKISYRTGRMEIDESCPQVRFSENNKLVKNIGKVVRDLRSLGFTSMTEDAYASAIFLLLKVSMCSISAAKVHNLAGDDYRSSVLESIKGWIQAVPLQFLRALLAYLGDSVSYESPSSGLKSPLASRPSSCYPGIDTPSEGLVRWQLRLEYFAYETLQDLRIAKLFEIIVDYPDSSPAIEDLKQCLEYTGQHSKLVESFISALRYRLLTAGASTNDILHQYVSSIKALRTIDPAGVFLEAVGEPIRDYLRGRKDTIKCIVTMLTDGSGGNPNVSGNTGDSLLEELNRDEESQENSGVDDDFITDDKQAWIDAARWEPDPVEADPLKGSRNRRKVDILGMIVGIIGSKDQLVNEYRVMLAEKLLNKSDYDIDSEIRTLELLKIHFGESSMQKCEIMLNDLIDSKRTNTNIKATITQPSQTGVELGDNAVSMDLLDATIISSNFWPPIQDETLNVPKPVDKLLADYAKRFNEIKTPRKLLWKKNLGTVKLELQFEDRAVQFTVAPIHAAIIMQFQEQTSWTSQNLAAAIGIPVDVLNRRINFWINKGILAESLGAESSDHVFTLMEGMVETGKNGGDSGSCEELLVGDEEGERSVASAEDQIRKEMTVYEKFIMGMLTNFGSMGLDRIHNTLKMFCVADPPYDKTLQQLQSFLSGLVSEEKLELRDGMYVLKK is encoded by the exons ATGGCAGCGACAGAGAAGGAACCCACGTCCGTAGTCTGTAATCTAGGGATTCTGGACACTCTCAGAGACGATTCGATCCAAGAGATCGTTGAGAGCTATAGCGGCTTCTGTGCCACCACCGAAGCCCTTCTCAAAGGCGCCGGAGACCTCTCCGTGGGCCCCGACTTCGTCGCTCACGTCCACAGCCTCTGTAAGCATGGCCTCCACTCTCTGGTCCGAGACCACTTTCTTCGGGCACTTGAG GAAACTTTCGAGAAGAATGGAGCATCCAAGTTTTGGCGGCATTTTGATGCTTATAGCAATGTTGCTATTCTGTCAAAAAATAAACACCCT ATATGCGAGGGTGAAGTCCGGCAAGTATTGTGCATAGCTCTGGAAGAGATAGCTTTAGAAAAGCAATACCAGGAGAAGTGCTTGCTGATGCTGGTTCACGCTTTGCAGTCCTACAACGATCAGATATCAGAGGGAAGGCACCCTTCCAATTCCGAGAGAGATCATCTCTTCTCTACATATCAATTACTTGTGTCTTCGGTGCTAATGGCTAGAATTCCTCGGCATTTTAATG AGATACTCCACTGCTATTTTAAGGGAAGCTTGGAGGAGTTAAGTACAATCATGGCAGGAGAAATTGATGATGAAAATGAATCTCAAGAAAAAGACGACATGTATTTAGATGAAAAAAGCAAAATATCTTACCGGACTGGTAGGATGGAGATTGATGAAAGCTGTCCCCAAGTCAGGTTCTCAGAGAACAATAAATTGGTGAAGAACATTGGGAAGGTTGTTCGTGATCTTAGAAGTCTTGGATTTACATCTATGACTGAGGATGCCTATGCTTCTGCTATCTTTCTACTTCTAAAGGTGAGCATGTGCTCCATTTCTGCT GCTAAAGTACATAATCTAGCTGGCGATGATTACAGAAGTTCCGTCTTGGAGTCCATTAAAGGGTGGATACAG GCTGTGCCTCTCCAGTTCTTGCGTGCACTGCTTGCTTATCTTGGTGATTCTGTTAGTTATGAAAGTCCTTCATCTGGCCTAAAATCACCTTTGGCTTCACGTCCTTCATCTTGCTATCCTGGAATTGATACTCCTTCTGAAGGACTCGTTAGATGGCAATTGCGGCTTGAATATTTTGCTTATGAGACATTGCAAGATTTAAGAATAGCCAAGCTTTTTGAGATAATTGTGGATTATCCTGACAG CTCTCCTGCTattgaagatttaaaacaaTGTCTtgaatatactggacaacattCTAAGCTTGTTGAATCGTTTATCTCAGCACTAAGATATCGCTTGCTAACTGCTGGTGCCTCAACCAATGATATATTGCATCAATATGTTTCATCCATTAAAGCACTACGGACAATAGACCCAGCAGGTGTTTTTCTCGAAGCAGTTGGTGAACCTATAAGAGATTATTTAAGGGGAAGGAAAGATACCATAAAATGTATTGTGACAATGCTTACTGATGGGAGTGGTGGAAATCCAAATGTATCTGGAAACACTGGGGATAGCCTTCTTGAAGAATTAAATAGAGATGAAGAAAGTCAAGAAAATAGTGGTGTTGATGATGATTTCATCACCGATGACAAGCAAGCATGGATTGATGCTGCACG CTGGGAGCCTGATCCTGTAGAAGCTGACCCGTTGAAAGGTAGTAGGAACCGGAGGAAGGTTGACATACTTGGGATGATTGTTGGCATAATTGGTTCAAAGGACCAACTAGTCAATGAATACCGTGTTATGCTGGCAGAAAAGCTTCTGAACAAATCTGATTATGACATTGACTCAGAGATACGCACTTTAGAACTCCTCAAG ATTCATTTTGGAGAGAGCAGCATGCAGAAATGTGAAATAATGCTCAACGACCTGATAGATTCAAAGAGgacaaacacaaatataaaagcAACTATTACTCAGCCATCTCAAACAG GGGTTGAGCTGGGGGATAATGCAGTGTCCATGGATCTTCTTGATGCTACAATCATATCCTCAAATTTCTGGCCCCCAATCCAG GATGAGACCCTTAATGTTCCCAAGCCTGTTGACAAGCTGCTCGCTGATTATGCAAAGAGGTTTAATGAAATCAAAACCCCTCGTAAGCTTCTTTGGAAGAAAAATCTGGGGACTGTCAAG CTGGAGTTGCAATTCGAAGATAGGGCAGTGCAGTTCACTGTGGCTCCTATACATGCAGCGATTATTATGCAATTTCAAGAGCAAACGAG TTGGACCTCTCAAAATCTGGCAGCTGCTATTGGGATACCTGTAGATGTACTCAATCGAAGGATAAATTTTTGGATAAACAAG GGAATCCTTGCAGAATCACTTGGGGCAGAGTCTAGTGACCATGTATTTACCCTGATGGAAGGGATGGTTGAAACTGGTAAGAATGGTGGAGATAGTGGGAGTTGTGAGGAGCTTCTAGTAGGTGATGAGGAGGGAGAGAGATCTGTGGCCTCTGCTGAGGATCAAATACGCAAGGAAATGACTGTGTATGAG AAATTTATCATGGGGATGCTCACAAATTTTGGAAGCATGGGACTAGATCGCATTCATAATACTCTCAAG ATGTTTTGTGTAGCTGATCCCCCATATGATAAAACATTACAACAGCTTCAGAGCTTCTTATCTGGTCTAGTTTCTGAAGAGAAGTTGGAACTAAGAGATGGAATGTATGTTCTGAAGAAATAA